One genomic window of Pseudomonadales bacterium includes the following:
- a CDS encoding acyl-CoA dehydrogenase family protein yields MSYLKPRTELRTHTVENMPPPLENVNAFDMDLALKEGVIREGGDWAIKNLTSLGAKVLDPEWIDKASLANNNGPELRRFDRFGQRVDTVEFHPAWHDVMGLAWEHEVHAMPWIHNKTGGHVARGAAEILFSQLECGVLCPTDITYGIVPMLRKQPEMAKQWESLMLSTQYDSRPIPHWEKTGVSIAFTSTEKQGGSDIRSNSTLAKPTGKTGPGEEYLITGHKWFCSAAGADVIFVVAQTANGPGCFLVPRWLPDGTRNPISLERLKDKLGNKSNASTELEFESTHGWLIGEEGRGIPTVMEFMLHTRFGCALIPTGMMRQALSQSIHHCLHRTAFDKRLIDQPLMRKVLADMAIESEAATTLMMRVARAFDASSTNEDERAFGRITVAVAKYWINKRVVSVVHEAMETLGGVGYIEESVIPRIYREAPIHGIWEGPGNVISLDILRAFRKEPLAGEAFFAELDAVRGEDRRLDATITEIKKLVFEDNMPELDARYLAERMAVAMQASQLIKYAPNAVSDAFCLTRLEGQSGYAFGSIPSFVDIDAIIKRAWPAA; encoded by the coding sequence ATGAGCTACCTCAAACCCAGAACAGAATTGCGAACTCACACCGTAGAAAACATGCCTCCGCCTTTAGAGAATGTTAATGCGTTCGATATGGATCTCGCTTTGAAAGAAGGCGTTATCAGAGAAGGTGGTGATTGGGCGATAAAAAACCTGACAAGCCTTGGTGCCAAGGTACTCGACCCTGAATGGATCGACAAAGCTTCACTGGCCAATAACAACGGTCCAGAGCTGCGCCGCTTTGATCGCTTTGGGCAGCGAGTGGACACGGTTGAATTTCACCCCGCCTGGCATGATGTGATGGGTTTAGCTTGGGAGCATGAAGTTCACGCAATGCCCTGGATACATAACAAAACCGGCGGCCACGTTGCCCGGGGTGCGGCAGAGATACTGTTTTCTCAGCTTGAATGCGGCGTGCTCTGTCCGACTGACATCACTTATGGGATTGTGCCCATGTTGCGCAAGCAACCAGAAATGGCCAAACAATGGGAAAGCCTAATGCTTTCCACTCAGTACGACTCGCGCCCTATTCCCCACTGGGAAAAGACCGGTGTTAGCATTGCTTTTACTTCAACTGAAAAGCAGGGTGGCTCGGATATCCGCAGCAACTCAACTCTTGCTAAACCTACTGGAAAGACCGGCCCCGGCGAAGAATATCTTATCACTGGTCATAAATGGTTTTGCTCAGCCGCAGGTGCTGACGTTATTTTCGTGGTGGCTCAAACTGCAAATGGCCCCGGTTGCTTTCTTGTACCACGCTGGCTGCCTGATGGCACACGAAACCCAATTTCTCTTGAGCGGCTTAAAGACAAGCTCGGCAATAAATCTAACGCATCAACCGAACTGGAATTTGAAAGCACTCATGGCTGGTTGATCGGAGAAGAAGGTAGAGGCATACCCACTGTTATGGAATTTATGCTTCACACGCGTTTTGGATGTGCACTGATTCCCACGGGAATGATGCGGCAGGCACTATCACAGTCAATTCACCATTGCTTGCACCGAACCGCATTTGATAAACGCCTGATAGATCAACCATTAATGCGCAAAGTTCTGGCAGACATGGCCATTGAATCAGAAGCTGCTACCACATTGATGATGCGCGTTGCCCGAGCATTTGATGCATCGTCAACCAATGAAGACGAACGTGCATTTGGGCGAATCACAGTGGCTGTTGCCAAATACTGGATTAACAAGCGAGTGGTTTCTGTTGTACATGAAGCCATGGAGACACTGGGGGGCGTAGGCTATATAGAGGAATCCGTCATACCCCGGATTTATCGAGAAGCCCCTATCCATGGAATTTGGGAAGGGCCGGGAAATGTCATTAGCCTGGATATTCTTAGAGCATTCCGCAAAGAGCCTTTGGCGGGCGAGGCCTTTTTTGCGGAATTAGATGCCGTAAGGGGTGAAGATCGACGACTGGATGCGACCATCACCGAAATAAAGAAACTGGTATTTGAGGACAATATGCCAGAACTGGACGCCCGTTACCTCGCAGAGCGCATGGCTGTTGCTATGCAAGCGTCACAGTTAATTAAATATGCACCCAATGCTGTTTCTGACGCTTTTTGCCTGACTCGGCTTGAAGGCCAGAGTGGGTACGCCTTTGGCTCAATACCAAGCTTTGTTGATATTGACGCCATTATCAAACGCGCATGGCCCGCGGCTTAA
- a CDS encoding AMP-binding protein, with protein MSDIFRNSLNSAEEVRQLEKCSLSDMMPVKTIYEALKIAANRSPEKSAIKHIETPEDLSPRDINFATYLSLVEQAANLFYRHSAGNPPIVAVIGPYLPETLIAMWGGAVAGRYVPINPFLSLEHTVEIIKAAKATILVTANSSCGANNENTLAAIKKSVTSLKTIFIYGDATGEEQKFNEALKESRTGGLDFNPASSGDIECAYMHTGGTTGAPKLVRHSHQGQLIQAWLCGIAMGPDEDAIVGHAMPNFHLGGAIANALRCLLFRQTLVSLTPDGFRNKDLVPRFWDIVERFGMTSITTAPTTIAAVLSHDGPGPATLKEYTSGGSSLARELIHSFHRKYGIWLKEVWGGTEFHGILSFHYGSDVEPRIGSCGRVVPFHKAMSAILEGNKFVRAAEPGERGTIIAAGPTTMSGFVDSSKDSEFFIEGGPDELQWATTGDIGFVDEDHFIWIYGREKDVIIRGGHNIDSAMIDDALMSHPDVLHAAAVGKPDASKGELPMAYIELRPNAKTTADEILLFAQQNIPERAAVPVEIVVIDAIPLTGVGKVSKPPLRNDAILRVVKEQCLTSMPTESISIKISEDGGRTTAIVELAQDSEAETENKIKKLEAALGPFTFAFKVEALQKSI; from the coding sequence ATGAGCGATATTTTCAGAAATTCATTGAACTCTGCTGAAGAAGTAAGGCAATTAGAAAAATGTTCTCTTTCTGACATGATGCCTGTCAAAACAATCTATGAAGCATTAAAAATTGCAGCCAACCGCAGCCCCGAAAAATCGGCTATCAAACATATAGAAACACCTGAAGACCTCTCCCCGAGAGATATTAACTTTGCAACTTATCTGTCTCTCGTCGAGCAGGCAGCTAATTTGTTTTACCGACATTCAGCCGGCAATCCTCCAATTGTTGCCGTTATAGGCCCTTACTTACCAGAAACCTTGATCGCCATGTGGGGAGGCGCAGTTGCCGGGCGATATGTGCCTATCAACCCATTTCTATCATTGGAACATACCGTAGAGATAATAAAAGCTGCCAAGGCAACCATTTTAGTAACAGCCAACAGTAGCTGCGGTGCCAATAATGAAAATACCTTGGCCGCGATTAAAAAATCAGTTACCAGCTTAAAAACGATTTTTATCTATGGCGATGCTACCGGCGAAGAGCAGAAATTTAACGAAGCCCTCAAAGAATCACGAACTGGCGGTCTTGATTTCAACCCGGCCAGCAGCGGCGATATCGAGTGCGCTTATATGCATACTGGCGGAACAACTGGAGCTCCAAAACTCGTCCGCCACTCTCACCAAGGCCAATTGATTCAAGCCTGGTTATGCGGTATCGCCATGGGTCCTGATGAAGACGCAATTGTCGGGCATGCAATGCCTAACTTTCATCTAGGCGGAGCTATTGCTAACGCATTGCGTTGTCTGCTGTTCAGACAAACATTGGTCTCTCTTACCCCTGATGGTTTTAGAAATAAAGATTTAGTGCCAAGGTTTTGGGATATTGTCGAGCGATTTGGCATGACATCAATCACTACAGCACCCACCACAATCGCAGCCGTTCTCAGCCACGACGGACCCGGACCCGCAACATTAAAAGAGTACACCTCGGGTGGTTCTAGTCTTGCCCGAGAGCTCATCCATTCATTTCATCGAAAGTACGGTATATGGTTGAAAGAGGTGTGGGGCGGCACAGAATTTCACGGGATACTCTCCTTTCACTATGGATCTGACGTAGAGCCGCGAATTGGTTCTTGTGGTCGTGTTGTACCCTTCCACAAAGCGATGTCAGCCATTCTCGAGGGGAATAAATTTGTCCGGGCGGCTGAACCAGGGGAACGAGGAACCATTATCGCAGCCGGACCAACCACAATGAGTGGCTTTGTTGACAGCAGTAAAGATTCCGAGTTTTTTATAGAAGGTGGTCCCGACGAACTTCAATGGGCAACTACCGGGGATATCGGCTTCGTCGATGAAGACCACTTTATCTGGATCTATGGTCGAGAAAAAGACGTCATTATTCGAGGGGGGCATAACATTGACTCGGCCATGATTGATGATGCACTCATGTCCCACCCAGACGTATTACACGCCGCCGCTGTTGGCAAACCCGATGCCAGTAAAGGCGAATTGCCAATGGCCTACATTGAGCTGCGGCCAAACGCCAAAACAACCGCTGACGAAATTCTTCTCTTTGCACAGCAGAACATCCCCGAGCGGGCAGCTGTACCAGTAGAAATTGTGGTAATTGATGCTATCCCATTGACCGGAGTCGGCAAGGTATCCAAACCACCTTTGCGAAACGATGCAATTCTCCGCGTGGTTAAAGAGCAATGCCTGACGTCAATGCCAACAGAGAGCATCAGCATCAAAATCTCCGAAGATGGTGGTCGAACAACGGCCATTGTGGAACTAGCGCAAGACAGCGAAGCCGAAACAGAAAATAAAATAAAGAAATTAGAAGCAGCACTGGGGCCATTTACGTTTGCTTTCAAAGTAGAGGCCCTGCAGAAAAGCATCTAA
- a CDS encoding TetR family transcriptional regulator: MNKRLTQAERTAISDKKLLEAASELINERGTQKATLAEIGKRAGYSSGLASSRFGSKDGLYQYMITVLIQLRKEYTLESLHGETALEEILATLEMVDKMFSRNPVFVTAIFKLWFDALGRKTISLPMVEKFLGQSRAAVKKIITKGVDQGEFPDDVDPQAFAITYLSFLYGLIYQWMVSPDEVDLSSSLESFKGYCKLMLKADS; this comes from the coding sequence ATGAATAAAAGGCTAACCCAGGCAGAACGAACCGCTATTTCAGACAAAAAACTTTTGGAAGCTGCTTCGGAATTAATCAATGAGCGTGGAACCCAGAAAGCGACACTTGCGGAAATCGGCAAAAGAGCCGGGTACAGTAGCGGCCTCGCCAGCTCCCGATTTGGTTCCAAAGATGGGTTGTATCAATACATGATTACTGTACTGATTCAACTGCGCAAGGAGTACACCCTGGAGTCACTACACGGAGAAACTGCCCTTGAGGAAATATTGGCAACGCTGGAGATGGTCGACAAAATGTTCAGTAGGAACCCCGTATTCGTAACCGCCATTTTCAAATTGTGGTTTGATGCGTTAGGGCGTAAAACTATCTCGTTGCCAATGGTAGAAAAATTTCTGGGCCAGTCTCGTGCAGCCGTCAAAAAAATAATTACCAAAGGTGTGGATCAAGGTGAGTTCCCCGATGACGTCGACCCCCAAGCCTTTGCCATCACTTATCTGTCATTTTTATACGGCTTAATCTATCAATGGATGGTTTCTCCTGATGAGGTAGACCTGTCAAGTTCTCTGGAAAGCTTTAAGGGTTACTGCAAGTTAATGCTAAAAGCTGACAGCTAA
- a CDS encoding AraC family transcriptional regulator ligand-binding domain-containing protein, with the protein MYLVRTGAITGFETFVYELGGNPVELIHQVGLKPAQFRDPNTYISYGKMIQLLESASEGCGHKQFGLLLAQRQDANVFGGLALSISQEPTVAAAISKFNRYLYLHATGVSLNLNPAGKDIQFGIEFLVSSAYGFNQLSQLSVGQMANFLSKMVGFDRYDFDIHLRQRDPDPTGSPKSGFRSCITYSSGFNGILLKKSFFEQKPRFDEVALQSHFSGYLQYLQKHYAGDLQNQVKDIIGQLLPSGECSIETVAETLSLSARVLQKKLKREGVSYRELLKETRLTVAEQYLKNGSLSITELALNLGYADVSIFCRYFKAWTGCSPRAWRQKQC; encoded by the coding sequence ATGTACTTGGTCCGCACCGGCGCAATTACCGGGTTTGAAACATTTGTGTATGAACTGGGCGGGAATCCTGTTGAGTTGATCCATCAGGTCGGACTTAAACCCGCTCAGTTTCGAGATCCAAACACCTACATCTCATACGGGAAAATGATTCAGCTACTTGAGTCAGCTTCTGAAGGTTGTGGGCATAAACAGTTTGGTTTGTTGTTGGCGCAGCGACAAGATGCCAATGTTTTTGGTGGACTGGCGTTGAGTATTTCTCAAGAGCCAACGGTTGCGGCCGCTATCAGTAAGTTCAACCGTTACCTCTATCTTCATGCAACTGGCGTATCACTGAATCTGAATCCCGCTGGAAAGGATATACAGTTTGGTATTGAGTTCCTCGTATCAAGCGCTTACGGGTTTAATCAGTTGTCACAACTGAGTGTTGGACAGATGGCCAATTTTCTTTCAAAGATGGTCGGTTTTGATCGTTACGATTTTGATATTCATTTACGTCAGCGAGACCCTGACCCAACCGGCTCTCCGAAATCCGGATTTCGCTCCTGTATCACTTACAGCAGCGGTTTCAATGGTATTTTGCTTAAAAAATCGTTCTTTGAGCAGAAGCCCCGGTTCGACGAGGTTGCACTGCAAAGCCATTTCAGTGGTTATCTGCAGTATTTACAAAAGCACTATGCGGGTGATTTACAAAATCAGGTTAAGGATATTATTGGTCAGTTATTGCCCTCCGGAGAGTGCAGTATTGAAACCGTGGCGGAAACTCTGAGTTTAAGTGCCAGAGTGTTGCAGAAAAAGTTGAAAAGGGAAGGTGTGAGCTATCGGGAGTTGTTGAAGGAAACGCGCCTGACGGTAGCAGAGCAGTATCTCAAGAACGGATCTCTATCCATTACCGAGCTGGCACTGAATCTTGGGTACGCCGATGTTTCCATATTCTGCCGATACTTTAAAGCCTGGACGGGTTGCTCACCGAGAGCGTGGCGTCAAAAGCAATGCTAG
- a CDS encoding NAD(P)H-dependent oxidoreductase — translation MNVLIVYAHSQPSSFNAALLDTAVQTLGEEGHAVQVSDLYAMKFNPVASEADFKERRFEGHMQYDREQKHSLQQGTFSDDIAAEIEKVLWCDLLILQFPLWWYGAPAIMKGWFDRVFVNGLMYGQLGRFDKGGMKGKKAMVSMTTGCFPGMVEEGGVMGHLDAMLWHLQYGTLAYVGFDVLEPFVAWSTRYSEDDARKEYLDEYAACLRKLDEIPVKYVHPTEEFGQDWKLKPGIEGKTIGHKPFKPEYK, via the coding sequence ATGAATGTTTTGATTGTTTATGCCCACTCTCAACCGTCATCTTTTAATGCAGCATTATTGGATACCGCGGTACAAACGCTCGGCGAAGAAGGGCATGCGGTACAGGTTTCCGACCTTTACGCCATGAAATTTAACCCGGTGGCTTCCGAGGCTGATTTTAAAGAGCGGCGATTTGAAGGGCATATGCAATACGATCGCGAGCAAAAACACTCTTTACAGCAGGGTACCTTTAGCGATGACATTGCTGCTGAGATAGAAAAAGTGCTGTGGTGTGATCTGTTGATTTTGCAGTTTCCACTCTGGTGGTATGGCGCTCCGGCCATTATGAAAGGCTGGTTCGACCGGGTCTTTGTTAACGGTTTGATGTATGGACAGTTAGGTCGGTTTGACAAGGGCGGCATGAAGGGTAAAAAGGCGATGGTATCCATGACCACCGGATGTTTTCCCGGGATGGTTGAAGAGGGGGGCGTGATGGGGCATCTGGATGCCATGCTGTGGCACTTACAATACGGGACACTGGCGTATGTAGGGTTTGATGTGTTGGAGCCTTTTGTCGCCTGGTCAACTCGTTATTCTGAGGATGATGCTCGGAAGGAATACCTGGATGAGTATGCAGCCTGCTTGCGAAAGCTGGATGAAATTCCGGTGAAGTACGTGCATCCCACAGAGGAGTTTGGTCAAGACTGGAAACTCAAGCCCGGTATTGAGGGCAAGACGATTGGCCATAAACCTTTCAAGCCTGAATATAAATAA
- a CDS encoding transporter codes for MHGDKVLDGARVRVDATVLRYVRYQMVGDYLVAAPQFILPYGKYEGSKNMAQLGDTRGVGDLLVPVPVFIVNDPEKRRTLVVNPILQVPIGSYDNDRSLNLGENRWKFELQIGGTTAIAKKWNLEFVTGVEFFEDNTDYSPASVTLEQKPRYKQQLYLNYYASPTLRFALGANHVRGGETTIDGIDQDNAFSSTRFIINGATNITPKDQLLVSLSRDISVRNGLREEGRLILRWLHIF; via the coding sequence ATGCATGGGGACAAAGTTCTGGACGGCGCCAGGGTGCGGGTAGATGCTACAGTTTTGCGTTATGTACGTTATCAGATGGTGGGCGACTATCTGGTGGCTGCCCCGCAGTTTATTCTGCCGTATGGCAAGTACGAAGGCAGTAAGAACATGGCGCAGTTGGGTGACACACGGGGTGTGGGTGATTTATTGGTCCCCGTCCCGGTGTTTATCGTTAATGACCCTGAAAAGCGCCGCACGTTGGTAGTGAATCCCATTTTGCAAGTCCCTATTGGCTCTTACGACAATGATCGTTCCCTAAATCTCGGGGAAAACCGTTGGAAATTTGAACTTCAGATTGGTGGTACAACGGCGATTGCCAAAAAGTGGAATTTGGAGTTTGTAACGGGTGTTGAGTTTTTTGAGGACAATACGGATTACTCCCCTGCCAGCGTCACCCTTGAACAGAAGCCGCGTTACAAGCAGCAGCTATATCTCAATTACTACGCTTCCCCAACTCTGCGGTTTGCATTGGGTGCCAACCATGTCCGCGGTGGTGAAACAACCATTGATGGTATTGACCAGGACAATGCGTTTTCAAGTACTCGTTTTATCATTAACGGTGCTACCAATATCACTCCAAAAGACCAGTTACTGGTCTCTTTAAGCCGTGACATCTCCGTTCGTAACGGGTTGCGCGAGGAAGGGCGTTTAATCTTGCGTTGGCTTCATATCTTTTGA
- a CDS encoding phosphotransferase family protein, with amino-acid sequence MPIQDKRYFNDEQIADIRSRYRVERTVDEALTWKLQRRRGDDYILATEEELFTRLQGFLASRLDGEFEVFDLSRVPGGGSKEMFKFKLKQGEQTRGLILRMNPGESIVETHRLREFQVIAAMKGVVPVPDVFWVDVDGSELGSGAMICGFVEGVAKPSEPTGGGGAVSGIGSGFPQPLREKLSGPFVEHLVAIHQFDWRNADLSSLDVPRAHTLEVSEWCLDHWSRVWEEDSFEPHPVMALARNWLKENMPVTEEIRVIHNDYRNGNFMFDERSGEITAILDWELARLGDIHEDLAWVLFPGFSSPDESGKPMVCGLLSRESFIERYEQLSGNKIDQQRLHYYTIMNLYKLAVLGYASNVRAASDRQTHLDVMMNLSAGLGCSSVGGLYQLMTQQEAC; translated from the coding sequence ATGCCAATACAGGATAAGCGTTACTTCAATGATGAGCAGATAGCAGATATCAGGAGCCGTTATCGGGTAGAGCGAACCGTTGATGAAGCGCTGACCTGGAAATTGCAGCGTCGTCGCGGGGATGACTACATACTGGCTACAGAAGAAGAGTTGTTTACCCGGTTACAAGGTTTCCTTGCTTCACGGCTGGATGGTGAGTTTGAGGTTTTTGATCTGTCCCGGGTACCCGGTGGTGGTTCCAAAGAAATGTTTAAGTTCAAACTTAAGCAGGGCGAGCAAACCCGTGGCCTGATTTTACGAATGAACCCTGGTGAGTCGATTGTTGAAACACACCGTTTGCGTGAATTTCAGGTGATTGCTGCTATGAAAGGGGTTGTCCCTGTGCCCGATGTTTTCTGGGTAGATGTAGATGGTTCGGAACTAGGCAGTGGAGCAATGATCTGCGGCTTTGTTGAGGGCGTAGCCAAGCCTTCAGAGCCAACAGGGGGCGGGGGCGCTGTGAGTGGCATAGGCTCCGGGTTCCCTCAGCCATTGAGAGAAAAATTGTCAGGTCCTTTTGTTGAGCATCTGGTTGCTATTCATCAATTTGATTGGAGAAATGCGGACCTGTCTTCGTTGGACGTACCCCGGGCACACACTTTGGAGGTTTCCGAATGGTGTCTTGATCACTGGAGCCGAGTTTGGGAGGAAGACAGTTTTGAACCTCACCCGGTAATGGCGCTGGCTCGTAACTGGCTTAAGGAAAACATGCCGGTGACGGAAGAAATAAGAGTTATTCATAACGATTACCGAAACGGAAACTTTATGTTTGATGAGCGTAGCGGCGAAATTACTGCGATTCTCGACTGGGAGTTGGCTCGACTGGGAGATATTCACGAAGACCTGGCGTGGGTCCTGTTTCCCGGGTTTTCTTCACCGGATGAAAGCGGTAAACCAATGGTGTGCGGCTTGTTGAGTCGTGAAAGTTTTATTGAGCGTTATGAGCAATTGAGTGGCAACAAAATAGATCAGCAGCGCCTGCATTACTACACCATTATGAACCTCTATAAGCTGGCTGTACTAGGCTATGCGAGTAATGTTCGGGCGGCATCAGACCGACAGACTCATCTTGATGTCATGATGAATCTGAGTGCGGGATTGGGCTGTTCGTCAGTTGGCGGGCTTTATCAATTAATGACTCAGCAGGAGGCTTGCTAA
- a CDS encoding TetR/AcrR family transcriptional regulator produces the protein MPTARKRRPRAKSTPVLSVEDRLLIAMEQLLEKEQRFATVTVEQLAKEAGIARATFYLHFADKAELVSSLMKRLTDEVVESAGSWFESGAGATEPESLKPALKGIIGTFKKHHAVLEAAASTTSHDETVAELYEQMMQALCEQSRKAVQASDHEELTAQGVSPDMLADVLTWVIELFCARFIGRYDDNQVDELINTFAYICHQSIFAKKL, from the coding sequence ATGCCTACGGCTCGTAAACGTCGCCCACGCGCAAAATCTACACCGGTACTTAGCGTGGAAGATCGCCTGTTAATTGCCATGGAGCAACTACTCGAAAAAGAACAACGATTTGCAACAGTGACTGTAGAGCAACTCGCAAAAGAAGCGGGTATCGCCAGGGCGACTTTTTATCTGCATTTTGCCGATAAAGCAGAGCTGGTATCCAGTTTGATGAAGCGCCTAACAGACGAGGTTGTCGAGAGCGCTGGCTCCTGGTTTGAATCCGGAGCTGGTGCTACCGAACCCGAAAGTTTGAAGCCTGCGTTGAAAGGTATTATCGGCACATTCAAAAAGCACCATGCCGTTCTTGAAGCGGCAGCATCAACAACCAGCCATGACGAAACTGTAGCCGAGCTATACGAACAAATGATGCAGGCTCTTTGCGAGCAAAGCCGCAAAGCAGTACAGGCTTCAGATCATGAAGAACTAACCGCACAAGGTGTTTCACCGGATATGCTCGCCGATGTATTAACCTGGGTTATTGAGTTGTTCTGCGCACGGTTTATCGGTCGTTATGATGATAATCAGGTCGATGAGTTAATTAATACTTTTGCCTATATTTGCCATCAATCCATTTTCGCAAAAAAACTCTAA
- a CDS encoding DUF1329 domain-containing protein, whose amino-acid sequence MKIIKKLSLIGVVFSTVSLASGVFAAVSSTEADKLGAELTPMGAEKMGNANGTIPAWNGGLREAPTGWTPDQGYVDPFADETPLFVIDANNYEKYQDKLNAGMIAMMKQYPDTFRLPVYKSHRTFANPQAVYAHTKELATKTSIDGESLEGYSQPGIPFPIPKTGIEVMYNNMLHWYGGFDQCADWLPVQPSGGYYRVGYCQNVIQTPNMDKIKDNNDLFYYFGQYDAPATLVGTIYLVHDTIDRNKGLRRAWIYNAGQRRVRRAPDLAYDNIDDGTEGMRITDDWWGFFGALDRYDWKLVGKKEMYIPYNAYKLSDTNLKYDDMLDKGHLKSDLMRYELHRVWEVQATLKDGMSHIYKTRNFYIDEDSWMVVLADAYDSRDNLWRVYSDPLMQIYDSDVMFHRAMLVHDLVSGTFIASQLDNERKQPALVFSQKGRYADFQTSAIRRRGIK is encoded by the coding sequence ATGAAAATCATTAAAAAACTTTCCCTTATTGGGGTTGTGTTTAGTACCGTGAGCTTAGCATCGGGAGTATTCGCGGCGGTTTCTTCGACAGAAGCGGACAAGCTAGGTGCTGAACTGACGCCTATGGGTGCTGAAAAAATGGGTAATGCGAACGGCACCATCCCTGCCTGGAACGGTGGGTTGCGCGAAGCTCCAACAGGATGGACGCCGGATCAGGGCTATGTGGACCCCTTTGCTGATGAGACCCCCCTGTTTGTGATTGATGCAAACAATTATGAAAAATATCAGGATAAGCTCAATGCCGGCATGATCGCGATGATGAAACAATACCCGGATACTTTCAGGTTGCCGGTTTACAAGAGTCATCGTACTTTTGCTAATCCGCAAGCGGTGTATGCCCACACTAAAGAGTTAGCAACAAAAACGAGCATCGATGGAGAATCCCTGGAAGGCTATAGCCAGCCTGGTATTCCCTTCCCGATACCCAAAACAGGCATAGAAGTCATGTACAACAATATGTTGCATTGGTATGGCGGTTTTGATCAATGCGCAGACTGGTTGCCTGTTCAACCGAGTGGAGGTTATTACAGGGTCGGCTATTGTCAAAATGTAATCCAGACGCCGAATATGGATAAAATCAAAGATAATAATGACCTCTTCTATTACTTTGGACAATATGACGCCCCAGCAACATTGGTGGGAACCATTTACCTTGTACATGACACTATTGACAGGAACAAGGGATTACGTCGAGCCTGGATCTACAATGCTGGGCAGCGCCGGGTACGCCGAGCACCGGATCTAGCTTATGACAATATTGATGATGGCACCGAGGGCATGCGTATTACTGATGACTGGTGGGGATTTTTTGGTGCATTGGATCGGTATGACTGGAAGCTGGTTGGCAAGAAAGAGATGTATATCCCCTACAACGCCTATAAGTTGAGTGATACTAACCTGAAGTATGACGATATGCTGGATAAAGGACATCTGAAGTCGGATTTGATGCGCTACGAATTACACCGTGTTTGGGAAGTTCAAGCGACCCTGAAAGATGGTATGTCGCATATATATAAAACGCGGAACTTCTATATCGATGAAGATAGTTGGATGGTTGTTTTGGCTGATGCCTATGACAGTCGCGATAACCTATGGCGAGTTTATTCTGATCCCCTAATGCAAATTTACGATTCAGATGTCATGTTTCATAGGGCTATGTTGGTACATGACCTTGTTAGTGGCACATTTATCGCTAGTCAGCTTGATAATGAACGTAAGCAGCCTGCGCTTGTGTTTAGCCAGAAGGGGCGATACGCAGACTTCCAAACCAGTGCTATCCGACGCCGTGGTATTAAATAA